GGCCGATCTGTTTGCCGCAAAGTAAGGAAAAAGAAATGCAAGAACCGTTGAGTTCATCATACCCCGTATTGCCGTTGCGCGACATTGTTGTGTTCCCACACATGATCGTGCCGCTGTTCGTGGGCCGTGAAAAGTCAGTCCGCGCGCTTGAAGAAGTGATGCAGGACGACAAGCAAATTCTGCTATCTAGCCAGATCGATCCCGGTGAGGACGATCCAGCGCAGGACGGCATCTATAAGGCCGGTGTTCTGGCCAATGTATTGCAATTGTTGAAGCTGCCCGATGGCACCGTGAAGGTGCTTGTCGAAGGACGCGGCCGTGTGCGGATTACTGGGTTCTTGGATAACCCCGATTTCTTCGAAGCGTCAGCCGAATATCTGACCGAAATGCCGGGCAACGAAGACGAGACAGAGGCGTTGATCCGTTCTGTCGCGACTGAATTCGAACGCTATGCGAAGGTTAAGAAGAACATTCCCGAAGAAGCCATGGCTGCTGTTGGTGAAACAACCGAACCTGCGAAATTAGCAGACCTCGTGGCAGGCCATCTTGGCATCGAAGTTGCTCAAAAGCAGGAGCTTTTGGAAACGCTGTCCGTGTCTGAACGGCTGGAAAAAGTTTACGGCCTGATGCAGGGTGAAATGTCCGTGTTGTCGGTCGAGAAAAAGATCAAGACACGCGTCAAGTCCCAGATGGAACGGACGCAGCGCGAATACTATTTGAATGAGCAGATGAAGGCCATTCAGAAGGAACTTGGCGACGGTGAAGAAGGCCAGAACGAGGTCGAAGAACTTGAGACCAAGATCGCTGAAACCAAGCTGTCCAAAGAAGCCCGTGAAAAGGTCGACGCAGAGCTGAAAAAACTCAAGAACATGTCGCCGATGTCCGCGGAAGCCACAGTTGTGCGCAACTACATGGATTGGATTTTGGGTGTGCCGTGGGGCGTGAAGTCCCGCACGAAAAAGGATCTGGGTGGTGCGCAGAAGGTGCTCGACGCTGACCACTTTGGCCTTGAAAAGGTTAAGGAGCGGATCGTCGAATATCTGGCCGTACAGCAGCGTTCGAAGAAGCTGAAAGGCCCGATCATGTGCCTTGTCGGCCCTCCGGGTGTTGGTAAGACGTCGCTCGGTAAATCTGTAGCGAAGGCGACAGGTCGCGAATTTATCCGCATTTCCCTTGGTGGTGTGCGTGATGAATCTGAAATCCGTGGCCACCGTCGGACCTACATTGGGTCGATGCCGGGTAAGATCATTCAGGCGCTAAAGAAGGCGAAAACTACGAACCCGCTGATCTTGCTCGATGAAATCGACAAGATGGGTCAGGATTTCCGTGGTGACCCCGCGTCCGCGATGCTCGAGGTGCTCGATCCGGAACAGAACAGCACATTCGTCGATCACTACCTTGAGGTGGAATATGATCTGTCGAACGTAATGTTCCTGACAACTGCGAACTCGTACAACATGCCGGGTCCTTTGCTGGACCGGATGGAGATTATTTCGCTGTCGGGCTACACCGAAGACGAAAAGCGCGAGATTTCTCGTCAGCATTTGCTGCCGAAGGTTTTGAAAAACCACGGGTTGAAGGACAAGGAATTCGCAATCGATGACGCGGCCTTGACCGAAATGATCCGGCGTTACACCCGCGAAGCAGGTGTGCGGAACCTTGAACGTGAACTCGCGAAGATCGCACGGAAAGCGGTGACCAAGATCGTCAAGAAGGAAGTCGAGGCCGTAGAGGTCAACGCCGAAAATCTGGACGATTATCTTGGCGTGCCGAAGCACCGTTATGGTCTGGCCGAAACCGAAGATCAGGTTGGTGTCGTGACCGGTCTGGCTTGGACGTCTGTCGGCGGTGAACTGCTGTCGATTGAGGCGCTGAACCTGCCGGGCAAAGGTCGCATGAAAACAACGGGTAAGCTCGGTGATGTGATGAAAGAATCCATCGATGCCGCGTCATCCTACGTGCGGTCCATCAGCCCTGAAATCGGTGTGAAGCCGCCAAAGTTCGACAAGATCGACATCCACGTGCACGTCCCCGACGGGGCGACACCAAAGGATGGTCCATCTGCGGGCTTGGCCATGGTCACGTCTATCGTGTCCGTTCTGACTGATATTCCGGTGCGCCGCGATATTGCGATGACAGGCGAGGTATCGTTGCGTGGCAACGCGATGCCGATTGGTGGTTTGAAAGAAAAACTGCTGGCAGCGCTGCGCGGCGGGATCAAAACGGTTCTGATCCCCGAAGATAACGCAAAAGATTTACCGGACATTCCGGACAACGTGAAAGAGGGCCTCGAGATCATCGTCGTCAAACACGTATCTGAAGTGTTGGAACACGCGTTGGTCCGTAAACCAGAAGCGATTGAATGGGATGCAGAGGCTGAAGAAGCCGCCGCTGCGGCCAAAGCTCTCGCCGCTGGTGGTGCGGGTGCGGGTGCGATCGCCCATTAAGCGCTGTCAAAGCCACAAATTTGAAAAAGGGCGCAGCATTGGTTGCGCCCTTTTGCTTTTCCCCGTTGCGGCACTGATCCGACGGGGTAGGGTAGGGTAAAGAGAAAAAGAGGGCCCGATGGCTGATAATGACACCCCCGACACGAACACCGTCAAATTGAAACCCGGCAAACCCACCGCAAAAGCAAAGCTTGCTCCGGTCAGCACAGGGCCCAAGCCCGTCGTCGTGTCTGTGCCGCAGGCGGTGCCTGTATCGACACCGAAATCCGCGCCAGCCAGCGCGCCCAAAGCTGTCGTCAGTGATGATGGTCCAGTTAAAAAGGGACCGATTTTGGATGCTGTCGTCGAAAAAAGCGGCATCAAACGGTCCGATGCGAAACTGGTTGTCGAAGCCCTGTTTGAAGTCATGGCCGACAAGCTGATCAACGCCGAAGACATGCAACTGCCGCCTTTGGGCAAGTTGAAAATCGTAAAGACGAAGGACGTTGGCAAGGGCGCTAAGGCGATCACACTGAAATTGCGCACGCCAAATACCTCAGAGTGAACTTTGTGGGTTGCGCCCGCGCGAATCCGGCTTTAAATCCACCGCTATCGGGTGATTAGCTCAGTTGGTAGAGCGCTTCCTTTACACGGAAGATGTCGGGAGTTCGAGCCTCTCATCACCCACCAGATTTTCCAAAGGCGTACCAAGTTGGTGCGCCTTTTCTGTATCAACTGCGAGGCGCACCATGTCCCATCCAGAGCTTTATATCCTGCGACATGGTGAAACCGAATGGAACGCCGAAAACCGTATGCAGGGTGAATTGAATTCCCCATTGACGCAAAAGGGCGAAATGGACGCCGCACGACAGGGTGAAATTTTGCAGACCCTTGATCTGACCGGATTTGCATTTCTATGCAGTCCGCAAGGCCGTGCATTCCAAACCGCAGGGATTGCCCTTGGCAGAATCGCGACTGATGTACGCACGGATGATCGCCTGCGCGAGATTGGTGTCGGTGATTGGTCGGGTTTGCTGCGGGACGAGTTGCCGATGCCTGAAGGAAAAGATCCGTTCATGGCGCAGTATGAAATCGCACCAAATGGTGAAGGATTCGAACGGCTTGAAACCCGTTGCCGCGCATTTCTTGCTGATCTGCAGGGCCCAAGCGTCCTGATTACGCACGGAATCACCAGCCGGATGATGCGGTCTATCGTGGCGGGCGAAGGTGCCGTTTCCGTGCCGACGATTCATGGCGGGCAGGGCTGTGTCTATCATTTGAAAGACGGCGTGCAAAAACTGCTTGAGTAACCCGAACCGATAGCCTAAACGACGCCACACGGGTGATTAGCTCAGTTGGTAGAGCGCTTCCTTTACACGGAAGATGTCGGGAGTTCGAGCCTCTCATCACCCACCACTTCACATCCCGCTAACCCTATGCAATCGTCGCGTATGAGACGTGTAAAATGGCTTTCTGCTGTCCTTGTTTGTCTGGGCGCGGCCCTTTGGTTGGCCAACACGAATGCATTTGTCAGCTTGCCTGCGGATCAGCAGCTAAAGCTGATTGCCCACAGAGGCATTCATCAGATCTACGCAGGCAATGATCGTAACGCCGATACCTGTACCGCCAATCCTGTCATGCCAATGACGCATCCCTTCATTGCCAATACGATTGCGTCGATTGATGCATCGTTTGACGCGGGTGCAGACGTGGTAGAGGTTGACGTGCACTTGACCACCGACGGCCAATTTGCGGTTTTTCATGACTGGACACTGGACTGTCAAACCAACGGCACTGGTGTGACGCATAAGCAGGACATGGCGTACCTGCGCGGTCTCGATCTAGGCTATGGATATACAAGCGACGGTGAAACCTATCCCTTGCGCGGGACTGCAGTGGGGCGGATGCCGACACTGACAGAGGTTTTTGAAACGGTCCCCGACGGTCGGTTTCTCGTTAATTTCAAAAGCAACCGACGCGAAGACGGTGACGTGTTGGTTGATCGGTTTTACCAGACTCAAGCACCGATTTGGGGCGTATACGGTGGCGGTCCGCCGACTAGTAGTGCGATGAACAGGTCCGTTTGGACAGGGTTCAGCCGACAAAGCCTTAAGGCCTGCCTGTTCAAATACGCGTTGACCGGTTGGACGGGCAGGGCGCCTGCGGTTTGCGCCAATATGGCGGTCGCTGTGCCGATGGATTACGCGCCGTATCTCTGGGGCTGGCCGCATAAGTTCACTCGCCGCATGCATGCTGTTGGGACAGAGGTGATCTTGTGGGGACCCTACGACGGGTCAGGTTTCTCCAGTGGGGTCGATAACTTGGAAACTCTCGCGCGGGTGCCTGCGCAGTTTGACGGGTATATCTGGACCAACCGGGTCGAAGTGATCGGTCCAGCGCTGCGTTAATCTTTTTCTTATTGGGATTCGGACATCGCGGCCATGACGGCTGCTGTGAACCCCGTCTCGCTCATCGCGGCGAGCTGTGCGTCGGGTAGGCCGCATTCTTCGTTGATTGCCAAGGATTCGTCTTCCGTCATGCCCTGTGGGATCAGGGCCATAGGGTCTACCGAGTCTGCAAATTCGGTCATGGTCATCCCTTGAGAATCGGCGATGACAGTCTCGATGTCGTCCAGCATGGTTGAAAACGTATCTGGCCCCGCGACATCCGCGAATTTGTCTTGCACGCACGCAGCGGAAGTTTTTAGCGCGGGGGTCCATTCCAGCAAGGCAAGCGCGTCGCGCACAGGTGTGCCATCGCCTCCGCCTTGTTCGATCTCAAGGGCCATCATTTCACCCATCAAAACATTCATGTCGACCATAACTGACGCAAAACGGTCGAGTTGGTCGTCAGCTGTCGCAGCCATCGGCAAAAGGCACAGGGCAGATGTGATCAGTAAATTGCGCATAATCGTCCTAATATGTTGATGTTTTCCAATCCGAATGACTCTGCACAAGTTTTGCGGGATGGCTACAATTAATCAGGCCTAGTTTGCTTTGATAGCCTATGGGGGTCGTACGGCGCGGACCCGTTAACATCGGGCATCCAAAAGAAAATGCATTTTCTTTGCACTTCTTGCCTGTGCGTTCTTGACGCCCCCAAACACCCGGCATAGAAGCCCCACAACGTCGCAAGATGTTGAGAGATGCGCGGTTGTAGCTCAGCTGGTTAGAGTACCGGCCTGTCACGCCGGGGGTCGCGGGTTCGAGCCCCGTCAACCGCGCCATCCTCTCTCTTTTTCCAGAAATATGACAAGATTTCACATCAGCATGAGAACGCTGTCACGTAGCAGACGTGCGCGATTTGCGTCCTTATGTTCGATTCCAACAGATCAATTAAGGAATCGCAGATGTCACTGTCCCGCCGCCAATTCATGACCCTGTCCGTCTCACTGCCGATGGTGAGCATGGTCGCAACTCAAGCCATCGCGCGGACGCCAGCCATATATGCTGAAGATGGCATCGCAATCGATGGCACAGACCCCGTTGCGTATTTTACCGACGGTGAACCCGTTGCTGGATCTCCTGATCATCAAGTGATGTGGCAGGGGGCCACGTGGCAGTTTTCATCCGCCGCAAACCGTGCCGCGTTTGAGGCTGATCCATACGCCTATGCCCCACAATACGGCGGCTACTGCGCCTACGCCGTATCGCAGGGCTACACAGCGTCCACGACGCCCGCTGCTTGGTCAATTGTAGACGGGAAGCTGTACCTGAATTATTCGCGCCGAATCCGTCGTAAATGGGAACGTGATCCGGCTGGATACATCGCTGCGGGGGATGCAAATTGGCCCGAAGTCCTTTCGGCTTAGGTCATCGTTCAGCCTTCGAACAAAAAAGTGCAAAAACCGCGCGATTTGGCGTTGACGGGTGTGACACTTCCTTCTATCCCACCCCTCACGCGCGGTTGTAGCTCAGCTGGTTAGAGTACCGGCCTGTCACGCCGGGGGTCGCGGGTTCGAGCCCCGTCAACCGCGCCACTTTCCACCATATGTTTGATCGACTTCGTTCAGTGCAATTGAATGAAGTGTTAGTCAGATCATAGATACACGTCGATCATCTGCTGTGATGTGTCATAACCCGCTTCTTCCAAGGCAGGTTGTAGCAAAGACCACACCGTTTCGGCATCATCCGTCTCTGCAAACGCTTCAACCGCATCAGCGATCAACGCGACGATCCCTGTGTCAACAGACCCTTTGGATTGTGATCCACCTTGGCCGCCCTCAGGCGGTGGGGGAGGCGGTGGACGGTCGCCGCCCTTGATGCCAGCTTGGTTGGCAAGGTCTTTTGCATCAATCCCGTTGTCGCTCAGCAGTGATTCCAGTCCGGACCCCGGCCTGATCCCAATTTCTTTGATCTGCGTGACGATCTTTTTGGCATCAGATTCGGTCAATTTGGATGAATCGTAGTCGGCCAAAAACGTTGTCAGCTTTTCGGCCTGCTGGCTGGTGATGGAGGTGGGTTGTGTCGATTGGGCCGCGTATCCAGCAGCCATGTTGGCTTGTAGCATGACGTTGCTCCCTTCGTACCTGTGCACAAGTGTGGCGCATGCAGGGAAGTATCGGGAGCAACGTTAATAAATCTTCAAGATTCGGATGTTAATCTTGAATTGTCAGTACATTAGGCTGCCATGGCCTTTATTGACCATCTAGCCGCGCGATTGCCGCAGACAGGATCGTGTCGTCACCGGCTTGGGCCGCAGACACGTCTACGGGTACGTCGACATCCGGTGGCACGCCAACCCGTTCAAAACCGGCACCATCCATCGCGAGATAGATTTGGTGGGAAAAGCCCAGTTCCCAACCGTTGGGCAGTTCGATGCTCATGATATCTGACAACCCGCCAGAGGTCGGTTCACCCATCACCGTGACATTCGGCAGTTCGCGCATCGCCATCGTGAAAATCTCTGCGGCAGAGCCTGTGTAGGGTGTTGTTAGCACTACGACGGGTTGATCGAACGTCGGTTGCTGCGGTTCCAAGATGGCCGTGTGCAGCGCAGTAAATCCTGTTTCGGTTCGCGTTGTTTTGGTCAAAACCGGCAGTGGTTCGTCGGTGAAGAACCCCGCGTAGGCCAGTGAAATGTCATCCGACCCACCTGGGTTATACCGAACGTCAAGAATGATGCCTTTGGCGTCCGCGAGGTAGTCGAGCACCTGCTGGAATGATGCCGCAGCAACCGTCGCCGCGGATTGGCCAAGTCCCGTTTCGGGGTCCATGTGCTCGATGTAAACATAGCCGATTTCTGGCGTGGCCCAGCCAACACGCAAACCCGTATCGCTTGGTGCGGACAGATCGCTCACGGCGGCCAGCGTGGTATCCCGCACCACATGCCGGACGTCGTGCCAGTCTGGGCGGACGGATGGCGACCAGATGCTGTCGCCGGTCGCGATGAACGTATGGCCGTCGTCCAAACCTGTCAGGGCCTCTTGCAAGACCGCCATGAGCGCGGCGTCGTCCATCTGGCTGCCCGGTTCCGGCCGCAAGGCACGGCGGGCGCCCCAATCGACTCCGTGGGTGTCGAAATGGGAATAATGCGTGTTCATCGCCTCCCACATCACGTCAAAAACCGCAGTTGGCGTGTTGGGCAGGGGAGCATCGCAGCTGTCGGGCAGGGCCGCAACGGGATCGGCAGTAATCGGGTTAAGCGTACCTTCAGCGGCCAGCACCAGCTGTGCGTCTTCGCGATACAAAGTGACCCCTTCAAGGAAATCGACGATCCACATGTGTGCAGGGATTGTCTGGTCTTTCGTGCAGTGGATATCGCTGACCTCGTAGACGTCGATGGTCAGCGCACCAACATCCAACATCAACCCGTAGCCGTCTGTTTTCCATACACCGCGCAGGTCTTGGGATGGGGCATGTTTGACCCAACTGATACCAAGTACGGCGACCGCCAAAATGGCGATCCCCGCGATCCATCCTAAGATGCGTTTCATTCTTTAGTCCTTTGAAAGTGAATGCAGAATACGCGCCCAGCTACGGATACCTTTGTGAAAGCTGGACAGGTCATACTTTTCATTAGGACTATGGATGGCGTCGTCGTCTTTGCCGAAGCCAATCAGCATCGCATCCATATCCAACACAGTCTTGAAATGTCCGGCGATCGGGATCGACCCGCCGCACCCAACGTAGGCTGCTGCATTTGGCCATTCGTCAGACAAAGCATTTGCAGCTTTTGCAAACGCAGGGTTTTCGGTGGACATTTGGCCTGCTGCTGACGCGCCGTGTCCGTGGAATTCCACCTCGCAATCGACGGGAATCATATCGCGGACCATTTTGCGAAAATTCTCGCGGATCTTGTGCGGGTCTTGGGTGCCTACAAGACGGAAGCTGATCTTCGCGCTCGCTTTGGATGGCAGCACAGTTTTAAAACCATCACCGGTGTAGCCTGAAATCATCCCGTTCACTTCGCAAGTGGGGCGCGACCAAATCATTTCCAAAGGACGACGGCCTTTTTCGCCAGCGGGTTCTGACAGTCCGACTTCGCCCAGAAATTCCTTTTCGTCGAATTTCAGATCATCCCAGCTTGCCGCCAATTCGTTCGACAGCTCAGGCACGCCGTCGTAGAAGTCAGGTACCGTGACTGCGCCGTTTTCGTCGTGCAGTGCTGCGATGACCTTTGCCAAAACGCGGGCAGGGTTCATAGCCAATCCACCGTACATGCCGGAATGCAGATCAAGGCTGGGGCCCGTGATCGTGATCTCTTCGCCCAGCAGTCCGCGCAGCTGCGTGATGATGGCGGGCGTACTGTCGCCGTAAAGGCCCGTGTCGCAGATCAGTGCGACATCGGCGGTCAGTTCTTCCGCGTTGTCTTTCATGAAAGGCACCAGCGACGGGGACCCTGATTCTTCTTCTCCCTCAAAGAAGATCGAGATTTTGCCGGGCAGCGTGCCATGGACCTTTTTCCAAGCGCGACACGCTTCGACAAAAGTCATCAGCTGGCCTTTGTCGTCGGATGAACCGCGACCACGAATGACCTTACCCTTGGCGGTATCTTCGACTTGTGGATCAAATGGGTCGTTGTCCCATAGGTCAATCGGATCAACGGGTTGCACGTCGTAGTGGCCGTAAAACAGGACGTGTGTCCCATCGTCGCCGGTGTGACCCATCACCATCGGATGGCCGGGTGTCGCACGTTTGGATGCGTCAAAACCGATGCTGGCCAGATCATCGACTAGCCAGTCGGCAGCGGCATCACATTGGTCTTTGTACGCCGGATCGGTCGAGATCGACTGGATGCGCAGCAAGTCCAACAGACGGGCAGTGGCCGCATCAAGGTCGGCATCAATCTGGGCAAGGACGGGATCAAGGGTCATGAGTGAACGCTTTCTGTGTCTGGCTGAGTTTGCCTGCATAGGACGTCAAAATCTCAGGTCATGCAAACAGATCGAGTTAACCTATCGCTTATAAACCGATGCTAAATGTATCACGCCATCCTCGCAGTTTTGTGACAACGTGTTGGCTATGCACAAACGGGCGGCATGGCTAGTGTGCGACAGAACGACGCTCAGAGGTGGGCGATGAATACCTAAAGGGAGAGAATTTGATGAAATCGGGAATGATTATTGCGACGGCGGCTGTTGTTGCACTTTTTGGCGGCGCACACAGTGCTGCGGCTGACAGCCATGCGGACGCGTGTACCTTTGATAAGGACGTTTTCGATTTTGACGAAGCAGACGTCGCAGCACTGTATGCCTGCGTGTCCGATGACCTGGAAGCAGGCTATGGCGCCGAAGATCATGAAGTTGGCGGTGTTTACCGCACATGGGGCAACGCGGCGACTGGACCTGCACTGCCGGGCGTCCACGGCGAACGTTTCCTGAACACATTCGTGAACGAAGTGGGCTTTGATACCTACGTGACCTACGGCTACGGCGAAGACTTCGTAATGCCGGTCGGGACTGTCATTGCCAAGGAATCCTACAAGCTGCGCAACGACGGCACACCACGTCTGGGGCCGCTTTTGATCATGACAAAAGTCGAGCCTGGCTCAGAAGCTGAAGAATTCGGCAACTGGATCTATTCAGGCGTTCAGCCAAACGGCAAAACAATGGGCGTCAAGCAATCCTTCTGCCACGATTGCCACGCGGCCTACGCGGATCAGGATTCATTGGGCTATCCGCTGGAAGACGTCCGGCTTGGCGCTGAATAATCCACGGCGGATTTCACGATAAGCAATACAATACCCCGATCTCGCGCTTGCTGGGTCGGGGTATTTATTTCAAAGCCTGCCAAGGAATTGATCTAGATCATGTCTTTGGATTCGGCCCTGTGTGATCTTGATCAAATAGGGGGCGTCAAATTGTAGCGCGTCAAAGCATGTTGATGCGCGGTCTTGTGCCCTATATGAGACCTAGAAAGGTTCTAGACTGATGCGCTATCAGTGACTTGGACCGCTGTTAAGACGAAGGAATACCCGGTGGATTATAACGCACAACTTGATGCAGCGATCACCCGTCTTCACGACGAAGGA
The Rhodobacteraceae bacterium S2214 genome window above contains:
- the lon gene encoding endopeptidase La encodes the protein MQEPLSSSYPVLPLRDIVVFPHMIVPLFVGREKSVRALEEVMQDDKQILLSSQIDPGEDDPAQDGIYKAGVLANVLQLLKLPDGTVKVLVEGRGRVRITGFLDNPDFFEASAEYLTEMPGNEDETEALIRSVATEFERYAKVKKNIPEEAMAAVGETTEPAKLADLVAGHLGIEVAQKQELLETLSVSERLEKVYGLMQGEMSVLSVEKKIKTRVKSQMERTQREYYLNEQMKAIQKELGDGEEGQNEVEELETKIAETKLSKEAREKVDAELKKLKNMSPMSAEATVVRNYMDWILGVPWGVKSRTKKDLGGAQKVLDADHFGLEKVKERIVEYLAVQQRSKKLKGPIMCLVGPPGVGKTSLGKSVAKATGREFIRISLGGVRDESEIRGHRRTYIGSMPGKIIQALKKAKTTNPLILLDEIDKMGQDFRGDPASAMLEVLDPEQNSTFVDHYLEVEYDLSNVMFLTTANSYNMPGPLLDRMEIISLSGYTEDEKREISRQHLLPKVLKNHGLKDKEFAIDDAALTEMIRRYTREAGVRNLERELAKIARKAVTKIVKKEVEAVEVNAENLDDYLGVPKHRYGLAETEDQVGVVTGLAWTSVGGELLSIEALNLPGKGRMKTTGKLGDVMKESIDAASSYVRSISPEIGVKPPKFDKIDIHVHVPDGATPKDGPSAGLAMVTSIVSVLTDIPVRRDIAMTGEVSLRGNAMPIGGLKEKLLAALRGGIKTVLIPEDNAKDLPDIPDNVKEGLEIIVVKHVSEVLEHALVRKPEAIEWDAEAEEAAAAAKALAAGGAGAGAIAH
- a CDS encoding S41 family peptidase, yielding MKRILGWIAGIAILAVAVLGISWVKHAPSQDLRGVWKTDGYGLMLDVGALTIDVYEVSDIHCTKDQTIPAHMWIVDFLEGVTLYREDAQLVLAAEGTLNPITADPVAALPDSCDAPLPNTPTAVFDVMWEAMNTHYSHFDTHGVDWGARRALRPEPGSQMDDAALMAVLQEALTGLDDGHTFIATGDSIWSPSVRPDWHDVRHVVRDTTLAAVSDLSAPSDTGLRVGWATPEIGYVYIEHMDPETGLGQSAATVAAASFQQVLDYLADAKGIILDVRYNPGGSDDISLAYAGFFTDEPLPVLTKTTRTETGFTALHTAILEPQQPTFDQPVVVLTTPYTGSAAEIFTMAMRELPNVTVMGEPTSGGLSDIMSIELPNGWELGFSHQIYLAMDGAGFERVGVPPDVDVPVDVSAAQAGDDTILSAAIARLDGQ
- a CDS encoding HU family DNA-binding protein translates to MADNDTPDTNTVKLKPGKPTAKAKLAPVSTGPKPVVVSVPQAVPVSTPKSAPASAPKAVVSDDGPVKKGPILDAVVEKSGIKRSDAKLVVEALFEVMADKLINAEDMQLPPLGKLKIVKTKDVGKGAKAITLKLRTPNTSE
- a CDS encoding histidine phosphatase family protein, whose amino-acid sequence is MSHPELYILRHGETEWNAENRMQGELNSPLTQKGEMDAARQGEILQTLDLTGFAFLCSPQGRAFQTAGIALGRIATDVRTDDRLREIGVGDWSGLLRDELPMPEGKDPFMAQYEIAPNGEGFERLETRCRAFLADLQGPSVLITHGITSRMMRSIVAGEGAVSVPTIHGGQGCVYHLKDGVQKLLE
- a CDS encoding recombinase, translated to MKSGMIIATAAVVALFGGAHSAAADSHADACTFDKDVFDFDEADVAALYACVSDDLEAGYGAEDHEVGGVYRTWGNAATGPALPGVHGERFLNTFVNEVGFDTYVTYGYGEDFVMPVGTVIAKESYKLRNDGTPRLGPLLIMTKVEPGSEAEEFGNWIYSGVQPNGKTMGVKQSFCHDCHAAYADQDSLGYPLEDVRLGAE
- a CDS encoding M20/M25/M40 family metallo-hydrolase, whose protein sequence is MTLDPVLAQIDADLDAATARLLDLLRIQSISTDPAYKDQCDAAADWLVDDLASIGFDASKRATPGHPMVMGHTGDDGTHVLFYGHYDVQPVDPIDLWDNDPFDPQVEDTAKGKVIRGRGSSDDKGQLMTFVEACRAWKKVHGTLPGKISIFFEGEEESGSPSLVPFMKDNAEELTADVALICDTGLYGDSTPAIITQLRGLLGEEITITGPSLDLHSGMYGGLAMNPARVLAKVIAALHDENGAVTVPDFYDGVPELSNELAASWDDLKFDEKEFLGEVGLSEPAGEKGRRPLEMIWSRPTCEVNGMISGYTGDGFKTVLPSKASAKISFRLVGTQDPHKIRENFRKMVRDMIPVDCEVEFHGHGASAAGQMSTENPAFAKAANALSDEWPNAAAYVGCGGSIPIAGHFKTVLDMDAMLIGFGKDDDAIHSPNEKYDLSSFHKGIRSWARILHSLSKD
- a CDS encoding YHS domain protein, which gives rise to MSLSRRQFMTLSVSLPMVSMVATQAIARTPAIYAEDGIAIDGTDPVAYFTDGEPVAGSPDHQVMWQGATWQFSSAANRAAFEADPYAYAPQYGGYCAYAVSQGYTASTTPAAWSIVDGKLYLNYSRRIRRKWERDPAGYIAAGDANWPEVLSA